Proteins encoded in a region of the Piliocolobus tephrosceles isolate RC106 chromosome 18, ASM277652v3, whole genome shotgun sequence genome:
- the ZNF396 gene encoding LOW QUALITY PROTEIN: zinc finger protein 396 (The sequence of the model RefSeq protein was modified relative to this genomic sequence to represent the inferred CDS: inserted 1 base in 1 codon; deleted 1 base in 1 codon; substituted 2 bases at 2 genomic stop codons) — translation MSAKLGKSSSLLTQTSEECNGILTVKMEEEKQTCDLDSNLHWSSSYSPETFCQQFRQFGYQDSPRPREALSWLQELCHLWLRPEVHTKELLVLEQFXAILPKELQAWVQKHHPENGEEAMTMLEDVEREFDGPEQVFFGQRKDMIAEKLAHSEITEELPSSQLMPMKKXLQRAXWELQSLRPHDEGAGFIEDIETTNVKSAARQKTSLGKELHCNVSNILYISASQSSTYRATYEQDGRLERRQGNPSRKKQHKCNECGKIFSQSSALFLHQRIHSGEKPYACDECAESFSRSTILIQHQRTHTDSNCEHRIAEAQNNMYFKTRLKCPRSLSGGR, via the exons ATGTCTGCAAAATTGGGAAAGTCATCATCACTCCTAACACAAACTTCAGAGGAGTGTAATGGGATTCTGACAGTGAAGATGGAAGAGGAAAAACAGACCTGTGATCTGGACTCTAACCTCCACTGGAGCAGCAGCTACAGCCCAGAGACCTTCTGCCAGCAGTTCAGGCAGTTTGGCTACCAGGATTCACCTCGGCCCCGGGAGGCTCTGAGCTGGCTCCAGGAACTTTGTCATctctggctgaggccagaggtgCACACCAAGGAGCTGCTGGTGCTGGAGCAGT TGGCCATCCTCCCAAAAGAGCTACAGGCCTGGGTGCAGAAGCATCATCCAGAGAATGGAGAGGAAGCTATGACTATGCTGGAGGATGTGGAGAGAGAGTTTGATGGACCAGAGCAGGT tttttttGGACAAAGGAAGGACATGATTGCAGAGAAGCTAGCACATTCAGAAATCACTGAGGAATTGCCAAGTAGCCAGCTCATGCCCATGAAGAAGTAGCTCCAGAGAGCATGATGGGAGCTTCAGTCCTTAAGACCGCATGATGAGGGGGCAGGATTCA ttGAAGACATCGAAACTACAAATGTGAAATCCGCAGCAAGGCAGAAGACTTCTTTAGGCAAAGAACTGCATTGCAATGTCTCTAACATCCTTTATATCAGTGCCTCCCAGAGTTCCACATATAGAGCAACCTATGAACAGGACGGTAGGCTTGAAAGGAGACAAGGAAACCCTTCTCggaaaaaacaacacaaatgtaatgaatgtggcaaaaTCTTTAGTCAGAGCTCAGCCCTT TTTTTACATCAGAGAATCCACagtggagagaaaccttatgCATGTGACGAGTGTGCAGAGTCATTCAGCCGAAGCACGATTCTGATTCAGCATCAACGAACCCATACTG